The Luteimonas sp. YGD11-2 genome has a window encoding:
- a CDS encoding alkene reductase, producing MHSHLLSPVQAGSLTLPNRVVMAPLTRSRAGQPGDVPTPLNATYYAQRASAGLIVSEATQISPQGQGYAWTPGIYSDAQEAGWKQVTDAVHARGGRIAAQLWHVGRISHPLAQVDGATPVAPSAIAAEGASAFVVQEDGTPGNVPTAVPRALETDEIAGVVADYASAAQRADRAGFDMVEVHAANGYLLQQFLSTNSNTRSDRYGGSLENRARIVLEVVDAVVDALGAGRVGVRLSPHFSGHGIADAEPEQSALYLAREFSRRGIAYLHIAEPDWAGGPKLDEAFRRALREAFQGVLVFCGGYTARTADALIASGIADAVAFGRPFIANPDLIERFRAGATLNEPDPSTFYGGAERGYTDYPTMEQG from the coding sequence ATGCATTCGCACCTGCTGTCGCCGGTCCAGGCCGGTTCGCTCACCCTTCCCAACCGCGTGGTCATGGCGCCACTGACGCGTTCGCGCGCGGGCCAGCCCGGCGACGTGCCCACGCCACTCAACGCCACGTACTACGCGCAGCGCGCCAGCGCCGGGCTGATCGTCTCGGAAGCGACGCAGATCTCCCCACAGGGCCAGGGCTATGCGTGGACGCCGGGCATCTACAGCGACGCGCAGGAAGCCGGCTGGAAGCAGGTGACGGATGCCGTGCATGCCAGGGGCGGACGCATCGCCGCGCAGCTGTGGCACGTCGGTCGCATCTCGCACCCGCTGGCGCAGGTGGATGGCGCGACGCCGGTTGCGCCGTCGGCGATCGCCGCGGAAGGCGCGAGTGCCTTCGTGGTGCAGGAGGACGGCACCCCGGGCAACGTGCCCACGGCGGTGCCACGTGCGCTGGAAACCGACGAGATCGCCGGTGTCGTGGCCGATTATGCGAGCGCCGCGCAACGCGCCGACCGTGCCGGTTTCGACATGGTGGAGGTGCATGCCGCCAACGGCTATCTGCTGCAGCAGTTCCTGTCGACCAACAGCAACACCCGCAGTGATCGTTACGGCGGATCGCTCGAGAACCGTGCGCGGATCGTGCTGGAGGTGGTGGATGCGGTGGTGGACGCGCTCGGTGCGGGCCGCGTGGGCGTGCGCCTGTCGCCGCATTTCAGCGGGCATGGCATCGCCGACGCGGAGCCGGAGCAAAGCGCGCTGTACCTGGCGCGGGAGTTCAGCCGCCGCGGCATCGCCTACCTGCATATCGCCGAGCCGGACTGGGCCGGTGGCCCGAAGCTGGACGAGGCGTTCCGCCGCGCATTGCGCGAGGCTTTCCAGGGTGTGCTGGTCTTCTGCGGCGGCTATACGGCCCGGACCGCGGATGCGCTGATCGCATCGGGCATCGCCGATGCCGTGGCGTTCGGGCGGCCATTCATTGCCAATCCGGACCTGATCGAACGCTTCCGCGCCGGTGCCACGCTCAACGAGCCGGACCCCTCGACCTTCTACGGCGGCGCCGAGCGCGGTTATACCGATTACCCGACGATGGAGCAGGGCTGA
- a CDS encoding rRNA pseudouridine synthase, whose protein sequence is MSDPVRLARRVIELTGCSRADAEQYIKGGWVSVDGAVVEDPAFRVTTEAIEVDPAAQLAAAEPATILLHKPAGYDTISGPQPAAPLVQPDTRWPEDPSGVRMLQRHFHRLTPLVPLDAEASGLMVLTQDGRVWRRLTEDRDGIEQEYIVEVSGELPPWGLARLNHGLEYGGRAIPRCKVSWQNEIRLRFALKGVQGGQLRHMCAEVGLEVVAIRRIRIGRIALAKMPVGTWRYLPVGERF, encoded by the coding sequence ATGTCCGACCCCGTACGCCTGGCCAGACGCGTCATCGAACTGACCGGGTGTTCCCGCGCCGATGCCGAGCAGTACATCAAGGGCGGCTGGGTCTCGGTCGACGGTGCAGTGGTCGAGGATCCGGCGTTCCGGGTGACCACCGAAGCCATCGAGGTCGACCCCGCCGCGCAACTGGCCGCGGCGGAGCCGGCGACCATCCTGCTGCACAAGCCGGCCGGCTACGACACCATCAGCGGCCCGCAGCCCGCCGCTCCGCTGGTGCAGCCTGACACGCGCTGGCCGGAGGATCCATCCGGCGTGCGCATGCTGCAGCGCCACTTCCACCGCCTGACCCCACTGGTGCCGCTGGATGCCGAAGCCAGCGGGCTGATGGTGCTTACCCAGGACGGCCGCGTGTGGCGCCGCCTCACCGAGGACCGCGACGGGATCGAGCAGGAATACATCGTCGAGGTCAGCGGCGAACTGCCGCCATGGGGCCTCGCACGCCTCAACCACGGCCTGGAGTACGGCGGCCGCGCGATCCCGCGCTGCAAGGTGAGCTGGCAGAACGAGATCCGCCTGCGTTTCGCGCTCAAGGGCGTGCAGGGCGGGCAGCTGCGCCACATGTGCGCGGAGGTCGGCCTGGAGGTGGTGGCGATCCGCCGCATCCGCATCGGCAGGATCGCGCTGGCGAAGATGCCCGTCGGCACGTGGCGCTACCTGCCGGTGGGCGAGCGCTTCTGA
- a CDS encoding glycerophosphodiester phosphodiesterase family protein, which translates to MRNGRDMQGGGHDGGGRATAVITDDRRLLRGILVHDIRRDLRRHLRPMLAWYLLFTAFATIAAAPLTTWSLAALLHWVEGPLAGELNDLARDLLALAWLALAGALSWYVVMLQQAGMLLVSASRGCRYRTAAAALLGMLRRALPLAVLAALQVSAHALLAVPWLVVGGTLYWLLLGGYDPYFVVATRPPALWGFLAGFLPVLVAGLLLHATLYFRWLLATPALVLEGRSPVAALVRSRDLTRGRHLRIAALVVGVALTVAALPLLVTALYDRTATPLLDWIPPHRVLANIGMVVYLTLYAATALGVLLLGTTLNTLLVRALFHRLGGARGGRAVDATPAHPGRFVWGAEAAFLVVALVQASLAVASMNLRNEVTVTAHRGASTVAPENTLAAFQAAVDAGADAIEFDVRLSADGEVVVFHDSDFRRVANDPRAVEDLPLAAMRDIDIGSWFDPAFHGERIATLGEALAFIDGRALALVELKPDAHNAQALLDATLREIGHGGRDDVVMLASLSPELVRAARETSPEVQLALFATAALPGASRRTDFDMLGLNHLQIDTAAVADARRHGYLLQAWTVNDPERMARYMDLGVNDISTDVPAEAVRVRAGRAALGDVELLLARLHSWFRR; encoded by the coding sequence ATGCGCAACGGCCGGGACATGCAGGGTGGCGGACACGACGGCGGCGGCCGCGCGACCGCCGTCATCACCGATGACCGCCGGCTGTTGCGCGGCATCCTCGTCCACGACATCCGCCGCGACCTGCGCCGCCACCTCCGGCCGATGCTGGCCTGGTACCTGCTGTTCACCGCGTTCGCGACCATCGCCGCGGCACCACTGACCACCTGGTCGCTGGCAGCGCTGCTGCACTGGGTCGAGGGGCCGCTGGCAGGCGAGCTCAACGACCTTGCCCGCGACCTTCTGGCGCTGGCGTGGCTGGCACTGGCCGGTGCGCTGTCGTGGTACGTGGTGATGCTGCAGCAGGCCGGCATGCTGCTGGTCTCCGCCAGCCGCGGCTGCCGCTACCGCACCGCCGCCGCGGCACTGCTGGGCATGCTGCGCCGCGCACTGCCGCTGGCGGTGCTGGCCGCCCTGCAGGTGTCCGCCCACGCGCTGCTTGCCGTGCCCTGGCTGGTGGTTGGCGGCACCCTGTACTGGCTGCTGCTGGGCGGATACGACCCCTACTTCGTGGTGGCTACACGGCCGCCGGCACTCTGGGGTTTTCTTGCCGGTTTCCTGCCGGTCCTGGTCGCCGGGCTGTTGCTGCACGCCACGCTGTACTTCCGCTGGCTGCTGGCCACGCCCGCGCTGGTGCTGGAAGGCCGTTCACCGGTGGCTGCGCTGGTGCGCAGCCGCGACCTCACCCGCGGCCGGCACCTGCGCATCGCGGCGCTGGTGGTGGGCGTGGCGCTCACCGTCGCTGCGCTGCCGCTGCTGGTGACCGCGCTGTACGACCGCACGGCGACACCGTTGCTGGACTGGATCCCACCCCATCGCGTGCTCGCCAACATCGGCATGGTGGTCTACCTGACGCTGTATGCCGCCACCGCGCTCGGCGTGCTGCTGCTGGGCACCACCCTCAACACGTTGCTGGTGCGTGCCCTGTTCCACCGCCTTGGCGGTGCCCGGGGCGGCCGCGCCGTCGATGCCACGCCCGCCCACCCCGGGCGTTTCGTATGGGGCGCGGAAGCGGCGTTCCTGGTGGTGGCGCTGGTGCAGGCGTCGCTGGCGGTGGCCAGCATGAACCTGCGCAACGAGGTGACCGTGACCGCGCACCGCGGTGCATCCACCGTGGCGCCGGAGAACACCCTCGCCGCATTCCAGGCGGCGGTCGATGCCGGCGCCGATGCGATCGAGTTCGACGTGCGCCTGAGTGCGGATGGCGAGGTGGTGGTGTTCCACGACAGCGACTTCCGCCGCGTGGCCAACGACCCGCGTGCGGTGGAGGACCTGCCACTGGCCGCAATGCGCGACATCGACATCGGCAGCTGGTTCGACCCGGCTTTCCACGGTGAACGCATCGCGACGCTTGGCGAAGCGCTCGCCTTCATCGACGGCCGTGCGCTGGCCCTGGTCGAGCTGAAGCCCGACGCGCACAACGCGCAGGCGCTGCTCGATGCGACCCTGCGGGAAATCGGGCATGGCGGCCGGGACGACGTGGTCATGCTGGCCTCGCTGTCGCCGGAGCTCGTGCGCGCGGCCCGCGAGACATCTCCGGAAGTGCAGCTCGCTCTGTTCGCCACGGCCGCGCTGCCGGGCGCCTCGCGCCGCACCGACTTCGACATGCTCGGCCTCAACCACCTGCAGATCGATACCGCCGCGGTGGCCGATGCCCGCCGCCACGGCTACCTGCTGCAGGCATGGACGGTGAACGACCCGGAACGCATGGCCCGCTACATGGACCTGGGCGTCAACGACATCAGCACCGACGTCCCGGCAGAAGCGGTGCGCGTGCGTGCCGGGCGCGCAGCCCTGGGCGACGTGGAACTGCTGCTGGCGCGCCTGCACAGCTGGTTCCGGCGTTGA
- a CDS encoding DUF1456 family protein, with amino-acid sequence MINNDVLRSIRYMLDLGDQKLIDIARLADPAFDVDRDTVRAMLLREDEPGHVACSDEVLAHVLDGLIVHLRGREEGRPPRPVEKRITNNVVLKKLRVAFELTDADMHAIFDAAGFPVTKPELSALFRQAGHRNFRACGDQLLRNFLKGLTLRVRGGQASG; translated from the coding sequence ATGATCAACAACGACGTCCTGCGCAGCATCCGCTACATGCTCGACCTGGGCGACCAGAAGCTCATCGACATCGCCCGGCTCGCCGACCCCGCCTTCGACGTCGACCGCGACACGGTGCGCGCGATGCTGCTCAGGGAGGACGAGCCCGGCCATGTCGCCTGTAGCGACGAGGTGCTGGCGCACGTGCTCGATGGCCTGATCGTGCACCTGCGCGGGCGCGAGGAAGGCAGGCCGCCGCGGCCGGTGGAGAAGCGCATCACCAACAACGTGGTGCTGAAGAAGCTGCGGGTGGCGTTCGAACTGACCGATGCCGACATGCATGCGATCTTCGACGCTGCCGGCTTCCCGGTGACCAAGCCGGAACTTTCCGCGCTGTTCCGCCAGGCCGGGCACCGCAACTTCCGCGCCTGTGGCGACCAGCTGCTGCGCAACTTCCTCAAGGGCCTGACCCTGCGCGTGCGCGGCGGCCAGGCCAGCGGCTGA
- the trmY gene encoding tRNA (pseudouridine(54)-N(1))-methyltransferase TrmY, with translation MRTFVLRARAAPTDSQALLASVGRDAHSEILAHTLMNAVFVAQSHRADVIVHLVLESTRDYSRSIRFEANAMQDIGGFDERTLLGRIAHALDVSRGMAKEETRPVEPGVTVSTTSFERLVQALSVDHQLFLMDPKGTPIRGQVFADNPCFLLTDHIPMPKKVIPGLERMGARKLALGPRMLFASQCVVLIHYELDQR, from the coding sequence ATGCGAACCTTCGTACTCAGAGCGCGCGCGGCGCCGACCGACAGCCAGGCACTGCTGGCCTCGGTCGGCCGCGACGCGCACAGCGAGATCCTCGCGCACACGCTGATGAACGCCGTGTTCGTCGCGCAATCGCACCGCGCCGACGTCATCGTCCACCTGGTGCTCGAAAGCACCCGCGACTACTCGCGCAGCATCCGCTTCGAGGCCAACGCCATGCAGGACATCGGCGGCTTCGACGAGCGCACGCTGCTCGGCCGCATCGCCCATGCGCTGGATGTCTCGCGCGGCATGGCCAAGGAGGAGACCCGCCCGGTGGAGCCCGGCGTCACCGTCAGCACCACCAGCTTCGAGCGGCTGGTACAGGCGCTGTCGGTGGACCACCAGCTGTTCCTGATGGACCCGAAGGGCACGCCGATCCGCGGGCAGGTGTTCGCCGACAACCCCTGTTTCCTGCTGACCGACCACATCCCGATGCCGAAGAAGGTCATTCCCGGCCTGGAACGCATGGGCGCGCGGAAACTGGCGCTCGGACCGAGGATGCTGTTCGCATCGCAGTGCGTGGTGCTGATCCACTACGAACTGGACCAGCGCTGA
- a CDS encoding DNA methylase, translating into MLRQLLPRDLGFEVQPRDETSLFRWFLASFLFGNRISQAVAAQTWRVLVVTHGLDTPDRLCACSHRELVRMLGEGGYRRYDESTAERLTLLCRTLIDQYGGRILGIAEAATDREDFERRVLAFKGVGPVTLGIFMREAGPALFDDPG; encoded by the coding sequence ATGCTGCGTCAACTGCTGCCCCGTGATCTCGGCTTCGAAGTGCAGCCGCGCGACGAGACGTCGCTGTTCCGCTGGTTCCTGGCCAGCTTCCTGTTCGGCAACCGCATCTCCCAGGCGGTGGCGGCGCAGACCTGGCGCGTGCTGGTGGTCACGCATGGTCTCGATACGCCCGACAGGCTGTGTGCCTGCAGCCACCGCGAACTGGTGCGCATGCTGGGCGAGGGCGGCTACCGGCGCTACGACGAATCCACCGCCGAACGCCTGACGCTGCTGTGCCGGACGCTGATCGACCAGTACGGCGGGCGCATCCTCGGCATTGCCGAGGCGGCGACGGACCGCGAGGATTTCGAGCGTCGGGTGCTTGCGTTCAAGGGCGTCGGCCCGGTGACGCTGGGCATCTTCATGCGCGAGGCGGGGCCGGCGCTGTTCGACGACCCGGGGTGA
- the rlmF gene encoding 23S rRNA (adenine(1618)-N(6))-methyltransferase RlmF encodes MTAKTPGSQRPARRFHPRNRHQGRYDFARLLQAWPALAPHLVTTPRGDTSLDFSDPAAVRELNRALLHVDYGIAHWDLPDGALCPPIPGRADYLHGLADLLADTGDGTVPRGAGVRVLDIGVGASCIYPLLGHAGYGWRFVGTDIDATSLQVAAAIVHSNRLDRAITLRHQPRRGQVFRGVMHDDDRFDLTLCNPPFHASAKEAAQANQRKRHQLATPERPSTTAALNFGGHDHELWFEGGEAEFLRRMVRESRAYGAQVLWFSSLVAKSAHLPGVRRQLREAGAVEVREVAMAQGNKQSRFVAWTFLEADARAQWRATRR; translated from the coding sequence ATGACGGCGAAGACACCCGGATCGCAGCGGCCGGCCCGCAGGTTCCACCCGCGCAACCGCCACCAGGGGCGCTACGACTTCGCGCGGCTGCTGCAGGCGTGGCCCGCATTGGCCCCGCACCTGGTCACCACCCCGCGCGGAGACACCAGCCTCGATTTCAGCGATCCGGCGGCCGTGCGCGAACTCAACCGCGCGCTGCTCCACGTCGACTACGGCATCGCCCACTGGGACCTGCCCGACGGTGCGTTGTGCCCACCGATCCCCGGTCGCGCCGATTACCTGCACGGCCTCGCCGACCTGCTGGCCGACACCGGCGACGGCACGGTTCCGCGCGGCGCCGGGGTCCGCGTACTCGACATCGGCGTCGGCGCCAGCTGCATCTATCCGCTGCTGGGCCATGCCGGGTACGGCTGGCGCTTCGTCGGCACCGACATCGATGCCACCTCGCTGCAGGTGGCCGCGGCGATCGTCCATTCCAACCGCCTGGACCGGGCGATCACGCTGCGCCACCAGCCGCGCCGCGGGCAGGTGTTCCGCGGGGTGATGCACGACGACGACCGCTTCGACCTGACCCTGTGCAATCCGCCGTTCCACGCCTCCGCGAAGGAGGCCGCGCAGGCCAACCAGCGCAAGCGGCACCAGCTGGCCACGCCGGAGCGGCCTTCGACGACAGCGGCACTGAACTTCGGCGGCCATGACCACGAGCTGTGGTTCGAGGGCGGCGAAGCGGAGTTCCTGCGCCGGATGGTGCGCGAAAGCCGCGCCTACGGCGCGCAGGTGCTGTGGTTCAGCAGCCTGGTCGCGAAGTCCGCCCACCTGCCCGGCGTGCGCCGGCAGCTGCGCGAGGCGGGTGCGGTCGAGGTGCGCGAGGTCGCGATGGCCCAGGGCAACAAGCAGAGCCGGTTCGTGGCGTGGACCTTCCTCGAGGCCGACGCGCGCGCGCAATGGCGGGCGACGCGCCGGTAG
- a CDS encoding PA4780 family RIO1-like protein kinase has translation MKTPASLLTLIEEGVIDEVVRPLKSGKEAAVYVVRSGGEVRCAKVYKDMAHRSFQKRVQYQEGRKSRGSRESRAVATGSRYGRRQQEAEWKNAEVDALYQLRAAGVRVPEPHGFFHGVLVMELVTDAAGFSAPRLGEVELTAEQAREFHAVLVRQVVRMLCCGLIHGDLSAYNVLVGPDGPVVIDFPQVVSAAGNNAARTMLLRDVNNLTATLGRWAPELLDTWYGEEMWALFEAGALQPDTVLTGEFTFDEGTIDLDGVRDAINDARELALIRQQGREAQDEN, from the coding sequence GTGAAAACTCCTGCAAGCCTGCTGACGCTGATCGAAGAAGGCGTCATCGATGAAGTGGTGCGACCGCTCAAGAGCGGCAAGGAAGCCGCCGTCTACGTTGTCCGCTCCGGCGGCGAGGTGCGGTGCGCCAAGGTCTACAAGGACATGGCGCACCGCAGTTTCCAGAAGCGCGTGCAGTACCAGGAAGGCCGCAAGTCGCGCGGCAGCCGCGAATCGCGCGCCGTCGCCACCGGCAGCCGTTACGGCCGCCGGCAGCAGGAGGCGGAGTGGAAGAACGCCGAGGTGGATGCGCTGTACCAGCTGCGCGCCGCCGGCGTGCGGGTGCCCGAGCCGCACGGCTTCTTCCACGGCGTGCTGGTCATGGAGCTCGTCACCGATGCCGCCGGCTTCTCCGCGCCCCGCCTGGGCGAAGTCGAGCTCACCGCGGAGCAGGCGCGCGAGTTCCACGCGGTGCTGGTGCGCCAGGTGGTGCGGATGCTGTGCTGCGGCCTGATCCATGGGGACCTGTCGGCCTACAACGTGCTGGTCGGGCCCGATGGCCCGGTGGTGATCGACTTCCCGCAGGTGGTCAGCGCCGCCGGCAACAACGCCGCGCGCACGATGCTGCTGCGCGACGTCAACAACCTCACCGCCACCCTCGGTCGCTGGGCGCCGGAACTGCTCGACACCTGGTACGGCGAGGAAATGTGGGCGCTGTTCGAGGCCGGTGCGCTGCAGCCCGACACCGTGCTCACCGGCGAGTTCACGTTCGACGAAGGCACCATCGATCTCGACGGCGTGCGCGACGCCATCAACGACGCACGCGAGCTGGCACTGATCCGCCAGCAGGGGCGCGAGGCGCAGGACGAGAACTGA
- a CDS encoding putative transporter small subunit, translating into MNVYLMTLYVLLWPLLVAIMMVVIGRGVLMDIRRARRTGEDLV; encoded by the coding sequence ATGAACGTGTATCTGATGACCCTCTACGTGCTGCTGTGGCCGCTGCTGGTGGCGATCATGATGGTGGTGATCGGCCGCGGCGTGCTGATGGACATCCGGCGCGCGCGGCGCACCGGTGAAGACCTGGTCTGA
- a CDS encoding sodium:solute symporter family protein, producing the protein MDDVPFYQLQTSTALLLLFAFYGGTFLMSTRIGRRHENVDGYMNANGAVGFGISAASMTATWIWAASFYAAATSGYKYGISGPIHYGLWGALMILFIYPFGRRFREVAPRAHTLAEIMHARHGRGSQMILAGSNIVGSIISLMANFTAAGALVAMLSPLDFVHGVLIAGLGTLSYSLWSGFRASVMTDVAQVAALLGAAALIIPLVFFNAGGSDVIAQGWERLSSEQASFFSKTAFLEQGAPYFVAVLAYAIGNQTIAQRLFAVREDLIRPTFLAATLTYGATVIGLGMLGVIALLVGMEPNGGDHNNLIPQMASSYLGPVMIGVFFIMVIGSLSSTADSDLSALSAIMMTDVYGKNLARKGRVNPATMLLVGRTTMIVATTAGLVFASMRVDILSLLVFVGALWGSIVFPVIASFYWGRIDNRAFTSSVLVSLVVFTLLRFELLPLDGLPVVVFELFAAVGAGVVLGLMAFGFCGRRVGLLVGAIAAIVLAPFMVGFLRDYVVLLSSLNAYGISTVVCTLMSLRNRDSFDFDLIGERVRAFQQPETTP; encoded by the coding sequence GTGGACGACGTCCCGTTCTATCAATTGCAGACTTCCACCGCCCTGCTGCTGTTGTTCGCGTTCTATGGCGGCACGTTCCTCATGTCCACGCGCATCGGCCGCCGGCACGAGAACGTCGATGGCTACATGAACGCGAACGGCGCCGTGGGCTTCGGCATCTCCGCCGCCAGCATGACCGCGACATGGATCTGGGCGGCCTCGTTCTACGCGGCGGCCACCTCCGGCTACAAGTACGGCATTTCCGGGCCGATCCACTATGGCCTGTGGGGCGCGCTGATGATCCTCTTCATCTATCCCTTCGGGCGCCGCTTCCGCGAAGTCGCCCCGCGCGCGCACACCCTGGCCGAGATCATGCACGCACGCCACGGGCGTGGCAGCCAGATGATCCTGGCCGGCTCCAACATCGTCGGCAGCATCATCAGCCTGATGGCCAACTTCACCGCCGCCGGTGCCCTGGTGGCGATGCTGTCGCCGCTGGATTTCGTGCACGGCGTGCTGATCGCGGGCCTCGGCACGCTGTCCTACTCGCTGTGGTCGGGCTTCCGCGCATCGGTGATGACGGATGTCGCCCAGGTTGCCGCACTGCTCGGCGCCGCCGCGCTGATCATCCCGCTGGTGTTCTTCAACGCCGGCGGCAGCGACGTGATCGCGCAGGGCTGGGAACGCCTGAGCAGTGAGCAGGCGTCCTTCTTCTCGAAGACCGCCTTCCTCGAACAGGGCGCGCCCTATTTCGTCGCGGTGCTGGCCTATGCCATCGGCAACCAGACCATTGCCCAGCGCCTGTTCGCGGTGCGCGAGGACCTGATCAGGCCGACGTTCCTGGCGGCCACCCTCACCTACGGCGCCACCGTGATCGGGCTGGGCATGCTCGGGGTGATCGCCCTGCTGGTGGGCATGGAGCCAAACGGTGGCGACCACAACAACCTGATCCCGCAGATGGCCTCGAGCTATCTCGGCCCGGTGATGATCGGCGTGTTCTTCATCATGGTCATCGGCTCGCTGTCGTCGACCGCGGACTCCGATCTTTCGGCGCTGTCGGCGATCATGATGACCGACGTCTACGGCAAGAACCTCGCGCGCAAGGGGCGGGTCAACCCGGCGACGATGCTGCTGGTCGGGCGTACCACCATGATCGTGGCCACCACCGCGGGGCTGGTCTTCGCGAGCATGCGCGTGGACATCCTCTCGCTGCTGGTATTCGTGGGCGCACTGTGGGGCTCGATCGTGTTCCCGGTGATCGCAAGCTTCTACTGGGGTCGCATCGACAACCGTGCGTTCACCTCGTCGGTGCTGGTGTCGCTGGTGGTGTTCACCCTGCTGCGCTTCGAACTGCTGCCACTGGACGGGCTGCCGGTGGTGGTGTTCGAACTGTTCGCGGCCGTCGGTGCCGGGGTGGTGCTCGGGCTCATGGCATTCGGCTTCTGCGGCAGGCGCGTGGGCCTGCTGGTGGGCGCCATCGCCGCGATCGTGCTGGCTCCATTTATGGTCGGCTTCCTGCGCGACTACGTGGTGCTGCTGAGCTCGCTCAATGCCTACGGCATCAGCACCGTGGTGTGCACCCTGATGAGCCTGCGCAACCGGGATTCCTTCGACTTCGACCTCATTGGCGAACGCGTGCGTGCGTTCCAGCAACCGGAGACCACCCCATGA
- a CDS encoding YajD family HNH nuclease yields the protein MATPPRQPDNARLDRIVAEARRDAEQRARGYRERALGMYPWVCGRCARGFTRANLSELTVHHRNHNHDDNPPDGSNWELLCVYCHDNEHSRYNDHTGVAAGRAEDAVAAATTQPFAALGALLKRDG from the coding sequence ATGGCCACGCCCCCGCGCCAGCCCGACAACGCCCGCCTCGACCGCATCGTCGCCGAGGCACGCCGTGATGCCGAACAGCGCGCCAGGGGTTACCGCGAACGCGCGCTCGGCATGTATCCGTGGGTCTGCGGCCGCTGCGCACGCGGGTTCACCCGCGCCAACCTGTCGGAACTCACCGTCCACCACCGCAACCATAACCACGACGACAACCCGCCCGACGGCAGCAACTGGGAACTGCTGTGCGTGTACTGCCACGACAACGAGCACTCACGCTACAACGATCACACCGGCGTTGCCGCGGGCCGTGCCGAGGATGCAGTGGCCGCCGCGACGACGCAGCCGTTCGCCGCACTGGGTGCCCTGCTCAAGCGCGACGGCTGA
- a CDS encoding pseudouridine synthase — MTKPSIRSQTARATRDGVPASRLQLPPGPWATVLDALCARFPQVGRDTWRERFARGRVLDADGACLDVTAPYRVGADVQYFREVPDEPAIPFVETLLHADAHLVVVDKPHFLPVAPTGAYVRETLLTRLVQRLGNSALVPLHRIDRDTAGLVLFSADPASRAAYQALFRERRIHKEYRAFAAPLPALRFPHVHRSRLERGEPFFRMREADGVPNSETRVDVHARGGDAWCYRLEPVTGRKHQLRVHMAALGAPIVGDRFYPVLDDRGDDHARPLQLFAHALEFDDPLSGERRRFSRGAHAATMNAATAGMR, encoded by the coding sequence ATGACGAAACCATCGATCCGGTCCCAGACCGCACGGGCGACCCGCGACGGAGTCCCGGCCAGTCGCCTGCAGCTGCCACCCGGCCCGTGGGCGACCGTGCTCGATGCGCTGTGCGCGCGGTTCCCGCAGGTGGGGCGCGATACCTGGCGGGAGCGTTTCGCGCGCGGCCGCGTGCTCGATGCCGATGGTGCGTGTCTCGACGTGACCGCGCCCTACCGCGTCGGTGCCGACGTCCAGTACTTCCGCGAGGTACCCGACGAGCCGGCGATCCCGTTCGTCGAGACGCTGCTGCATGCCGATGCGCACCTGGTGGTGGTGGACAAGCCGCATTTCCTGCCGGTCGCGCCCACGGGTGCGTACGTGCGCGAAACCCTGCTGACCCGCCTCGTGCAGCGCCTCGGCAATTCCGCGCTGGTGCCCCTGCACCGCATCGACCGTGACACTGCCGGGCTGGTGCTATTCTCCGCGGACCCGGCAAGCCGGGCCGCCTACCAGGCACTGTTCCGCGAGCGCCGGATCCACAAGGAGTACCGGGCGTTCGCAGCGCCGCTGCCTGCGCTGCGGTTTCCGCATGTGCACCGCAGCCGACTGGAGCGCGGCGAACCGTTCTTCCGCATGCGCGAGGCCGACGGAGTGCCCAACAGCGAGACGCGCGTCGACGTCCACGCGCGTGGCGGCGATGCATGGTGCTATCGCCTGGAGCCGGTGACCGGGCGCAAGCACCAGCTGCGCGTGCACATGGCCGCACTTGGCGCACCGATCGTGGGCGACCGCTTCTACCCCGTGCTCGATGACCGCGGCGACGACCATGCCCGGCCGCTGCAGCTGTTCGCGCACGCGCTGGAATTCGACGATCCGTTGAGCGGTGAGCGCAGGCGCTTCTCGCGCGGTGCGCACGCCGCCACGATGAACGCGGCCACCGCGGGGATGCGGTAA